The Corythoichthys intestinalis isolate RoL2023-P3 chromosome 1, ASM3026506v1, whole genome shotgun sequence genome has a segment encoding these proteins:
- the LOC130912058 gene encoding NLR family CARD domain-containing protein 3-like: MALDSKWKELLLGTLKELGEDDFEEFKFFSDLPQSVQENPRRVNIANALVKKHGENTLEETIKILEKIGNKNLAEKLRGNVLEIKGPVFSVHDVDDQIARLKADLQDNLRSLYSFVPECNTEPWKQQQPLAEVYTEVDITYGADVTPDDRHEVLQMETRAAAAKGSILSCDIFKSPDGKPRPIRTLLTVGFAGIGKTFLVQKFVCDWASGNANQDVHLIFPFTFRELNTDKGKGFTLAELIRRYVCGSRHISEETLNIILDGLQKSGKQDYESSRIKILFVLDGLDECNFKMDLKNQTKVDMDVKKLYPLEVLLGHLIKRNLLPCSRVWITTRPATARDIPSDLIDSRTEVRGFSDSRRLEYFRKKFPNEERVIEHIRKTRTIFIMCHLPIFCWLTATVLQDHLDKGKEGELPTTLTDMYSEHVFNQLDKSKERQTTESADYVKALAKLAFDHTMSKQQIFYEEDLAKSGFDYSQAAKHSGIFTEVFKEVRPLRRNQQGKMFQFVHLSIQEYLAAFHVMICLFHDNKNILADSEQALECVFQEEEKSEETESEDGEKESEEETESADGEKESEEDTEDEGGWKITEVHRSALQKASESEGNLDMFIRFLFGLSLACNQKLVGELLRAPQDCRRSKSKTVKLIKERIKQNTPEKNINLFYCLNELKDDSLLKQFQKKKNSSVIVDWDKMPNDMWSALAFFLLTDDETMESFDLWKYTTSPLGLEKLLVVVKASEKSNLHGCNLDKGSCHLLASVLSSPSNLKHLNLSYNNLSDEGVAILSKGLASPNCILESLILRMCGLDKDGCHPLASILRSPANLRHLNLSWNALSDKGVEILSKGLASPNCKLESLTLTLCKITDKGCVLLAEALKSNPSHLQNLLLWGNPIGEEGRRVLSHVQEDPSYRLQTVGV; the protein is encoded by the exons ATGGCTCTGGACAGCAAGTGGAAGGAGCTGCTGTTGGGAACGCTGAAGGAGCTTGGGGAGGACGACTTCGAGGAATTCAAGTTCTTTTCGGACCTGCCTCAAAGCGTACAAGAAAACCCCCGCCGGGTGAACATTGCTAACGCGCTGGTGAAGAAGCACGGCGAGAATACTCTGGAGGAGACCATCAAAATTCTGGAAAAGATTGGTAACAAGAACTTGGCCGAGAAGTTGCGTGGCAACGTGCTGGAAATAAAAG GCCCCGTCTTCTCCGTTCATGATGTTGATGATCAGATTGCCAGATTGAAGGCAGACCTGCAGGACAACCTGCGGAGTTTATACAGCTTTGTTCCCGAGTGCAACACCGAGCCCTGGAAGCAGCAGCAGCCTCTGGCGGAGGTCTACACCGAGGTGGACATCACCTACGGGGCCGACGTCACGCCCGACGATCGGCACGAGGTCCTTCAGATGGAAACGCGTGCCGCCGCCGCCAAGGGGTCTATCCTGTCCTGCGACATCTTCAAAAGCCCTGACGGGAAGCCGCGACCAATACGCACGCTCCTCACCGTCGGCTTCGCGGGCATCGGAAAAACCTTCCTCGTTCAAAAATTTGTGTGTGACTGGGCCAGCGGGAATGCCAACCAGGACGTGCACCTCATATTTCCCTTCACATTCCGTGAGTTGAACACTGACAAAGGGAAAGGTTTTACGCTTGCTGAGCTTATCCGTCGCTACGTCTGCGGGAGCAGACACATCAGCGAGGAGACTCTGAACATTATATTAGACGGCCTGCAGAAGTCCGGGAAACAGGACTATGAAAGCAGCAGGATCAAGATCTTGTTTGTCTTGGACGGACTGGACGAGTGCAACTTTAAAATGGACTTGAAAAATCAGACGAAAGTGGACATGGATGTGAAAAAACTCTACCCGCTGGAGGTGCTCCTGGGGCACCTCATCAAGAGGAACCTGCTTCCTTGCTCCCGGGTTTGGATCACCACGCGGCCCGCGACGGCCCGCGACATCCCGTCCGACCTCATTGACAGCAGAACAGAGGTGAGAGGATTCAGCGATTCCAGGAGGCTGGAGTACTTCAGGAAAAAGTTCCCAAATGAGGAGCGTGTCATTGAGCACATCCGAAAAACTCGCACCATCTTCATCATGTGCCACCTGCCCATCTTCTGCTGGCTCACCGCCACAGTTCTTCAGGATCATTTGGACAAAGGGAAGGAGGGAGAGCTTCCCACAACGCTGACAGACATGTACTCGGAGCATGTTTTTAACCAGCTGGACAAGTCCAAGGAGCGACAGACAACCGAGTCCGCCGATTACGTGAAAGCGCTAGCAAAGCTGGCGTTTGACCACACCATGAGTAAGCAACAGATCTTTTACGAGGAGGACCTGGCGAAAAGCGGATTTGATTACAGCCAAGCCGCAAAACACTCCGGAATATTCACCGAGGTGTTTAAGGAGGTCCGTCCGCTCAGAAGAAACCAACAGGGCAAGATGTTTCAGTTCGTCCATCTGAGCATCCAGGAGTATTTGGCCGCATTTCACGTGATGATATGCCTCTTTCACGACAACAAGAACATACTGGCTGATTCAGAGCAGGCACTGGAGTGTGTCTtccaagaagaagaaaaatcagAAGAAACAGAATCAGAAGATGGAGAAAAAGAATCTGAAGAAGAAACAGAATCAGCCGATGGAGAAAAAGAATCTGAAGAAGATACAGAAGATGAAGGGGGTTGGAAAATCACTGAGGTTCACCGATCAGCTCTCCAGAAAGCCTCGGAGAGTGAAGGAAACTTGGACATGTTCATCCGCTTCCTCTTTGGCCTTTCCTTGGCATGCAACCAGAAACTAGTGGGGGAACTGCTGAGAGCTCCTCAGGACTGCAGACGAAGCAAGTCAAAGACTGTCAAGTTGATCAAGGAGCGGATAAAACAAAACACTCCAGAGAAGAACATCAACTTGTTCTACTGCTTAAACGAGCTGAAGGACGACTCTTTGCTGAAGcagtttcagaaaaaaaaaaatagttcagtAATTGTTGACTGGGACAAAATGCCAAATGACATGTGGTCAGCCTTGGCCTTCTTTTTACTGACAGACGACGAAACCATGGAGTCCTTTGACCTGTGGAAATACACCACATCGCCTTTGGGGCTCGAGAAGCTGTTGGTGGTGGTCAAGGCGTCTGAAAAATCAAA TCTACATGGTTGTAACCTGGACAAAGGCAGCTGTCACCTGCTGGCTTCCGTTCTcagctctccatccaacctgaaGCATCTGAATCTGAGCTACAACAATCTGTCTGACGAAGGGGTGGCgatcctctcgaaaggactggccagcccaaacTGCATCTTAGAGTCCCTCAT TTTAAGAATGTGTGGCCTGGACAAAGACGGCTGTCACCCGCTGGCTTCCATTCTCAGATCTCCAGCCAACCTGAGGCATCTGAATCTGAGCTGGAACGCTCTGTCAGACAAAGGGGTGGAGATCCTCTcaaaaggactggccagcccaaacTGCAAATTGGAGTCCCTCAC GCTGACACTTTGCAAGATCACGGATAAAGGATGCGTTTTGTTGGCCGAGGCGCTCAAGTCAAACCCCTCCCATCTTCAAAACCTATTGCTGTGGGGTAATCCAATAGGTGAAGAAGGAAGGAGGGTCTTATCGCACGTCCAAGAGGATCCAAGCTATCGCCTGCAGACTGTCGG GGTTTAA